The window gccgccgagaatGCAGGCACCAAGCTTGAGCGAAAATCGATAACATCATGATGAAACACGCATTCGGAGCAAGGTAGCGTCGGCAGTGAGCGATCAATCATCTTGTCGGCCGGTTGCCAGCGGTGGCTATAGGATATCTCGGCCACCTGGGAATCCGTACGAGCCAGCGATGCTCTTTTCTCCGGTGTTTAGAACTAGTCCGTACCGCGTATCGTGAATGGCAAGAGGTTCCGCCGTGTTGAACCTTCCCTCGCGCTCACttcgtggccgacgaggaaggtgCGTCATCAGCCATGCTTTCCTCGGCTCCTCGGCAATTCTGGACACGTATCACGTCCAAGGATGAATAATGTGCAAGATCCCAGAACGCGAGAGCACCACGAAGGGGATTCATCGCATTCCGTCGTTGCCATTGCCTGCGGCGAATTCCCCCTGGACCACCAGCAGTGGCTCCAGCAGCCCTCGGCTTGCGAGGGCTGCTGTCTACGGCGAAACATCAGCACCCCCCAAAGTAGGTACGGTGGTGATATGACACGATGACACGATGACGACATATAGCTTCTCAAGCAACGGGCTGCCGTCCGTGGTCCGTATCGCCAGAAATCCGGCTTGCCTTGCATCCACAGCGCACACGGTGGAGAGCGCAGCTGCCTGCCGAGTTCTACAGACTGCAACCGTACAATTAGCTCGCTAGTGATCAGGCAGCACCATCGATGAAAGAGGCAACAGGTTTTGTCGGTAGGCCCAGCGCGGCTCGGTTGAATGTCAGCAAACCCCAGCCTGCATGCACCCACATCTGAAAATGCAGGATCACGACTGGCAGATCCTCGGGCTCACCGCCGTGGGCACCCTCAGCCTTGTCTCCATCGCCACCGCAGGCATTGCCGTAGCGTCAAGACGCAAGGCTCCTCCCCCAAGGCTCGCACGGCAGGATCGGTAGACTTccctggccggccgaggcggtaGACAAGTCCTTCGAGGGCCGCCGTCACCTACGAAAATCTGGTTCCTGGTGTTCTTCCGAACCTTCCGGTTGGCCCTGCGCCGTCATCAGCCATGGCAACCTTTGACAGCGTgcagtcgccgccgcccgcgaccTTCTGGGGTCCGGATCCCGTCCCCCTGCAGCAGCGATTCGCGGCCATCAAGCGCAGCCTTATCGCCGGCCACGAGACCGAGCTGGAGACTTGCTGGGCTAGACTCATCGACGCCCTGagggtcgaggtcgagcatGTCGAGCTTCTCGGCGCCCACCTCGTCCCCTCCATCGAattcgccgacctcgccgatcCGGCCCAGACATCCCGCTTCGGCCGCGACCTACGTCGCtatggcgtcggcgtcgttcGCAAGGTTTTCCCCCGCCGTGACGCAGAAGCTTCTGCCCTTGACACGATTCGGTACCTCGACagccggcggccacgaggcGGAGGCGTTGCGACCGGACCCTCGGAAGCAGGCGTCGCAGCGCCTCGTCAGGCGAACGCTCGACCTCATGCTCGGTCTCATTCGCATTCTCATTTTCGCGCCCCAAGACAGGACCCGACATGCCTAGACTGCTTCTGGACCCCGGCTCAAGTTCGTGCCCGGGCCCATCCGAATGTCCTATACGCCCAGCGGTTCATGATGAGCCTCTGGGgacccgtcgccgacaagcgCTTTGCCACGCATCTCCCCATCGCCTACGTGGACAGGATACGGATTCATGGCGGAGGGTTTGGACCAGAATCTACCGGTGGATTCAACGCCAACGACACCAACGCGGCCGCTTCCAATGCTTCACCTCCGCCTGCCAACATGGCattctcgccgccgcagcagaaTCCGCAATCATTCTTTGCCAACCAGTCCGCCGACGACTGGATCAATGCGCTGCAGTCCTCGGCTGGCATCATCGCCCAGGTCGACAACGGTTCGCTTGAGAGGTGGGAGCCCGACGGATACGGCCGGAGCGGCACATACGACCGCATCTTCCATGGCCGCTGGGAGGACTACGATCCCTGGGAATGTTCCAGTCGAGTGAACTCGACCATGGACTTGTACAACGGGTACGGTGCCTGCACTATTTTTCGCATGTTCCAAGGACTTCTTGCGCTCTCTACGATAGAACCCGGCATGCTGCGTTTGTTTCCCTCGCCAAAGCTCGTCACGGCCTATTATCTCCTGCGGCCCTTCTTCACTCCTCGCACACCTGCCCCAGCCTCGCGCACCGGCCCAGAATGGGACGCTTACCTCGCGGCGAGCAATTGGAGGCTGCAACGGGAACCGGACACCATCATTCACGGCGCCGTCCCTGGTCATGCTCAACGGGTGACGGAACACTGGCACCCGCATCTCTGCCTCAGGAGCAGCCTCGTCACGCTCCCTACCCTCCAGCCTGGCGATTACATCTTTTGGCACCCTGATTTGCCCTACCACATCTccaacggcgccggccatggaATGCAAACACCAAGCGGCAACGCAgctggcgccgacgagatcaGCATGCTCGTCTACATTCCCGCCGCGCCGCTGACACAGACAAATGCGCTGTACCTCGCCCGTCAACGCAAGGCCTTTCAGCGAGGATACCCGGGACCCGATTTTGACTCGGCCGGTAcgggcttcgtcgccgaggatcCCTCAACGAGGCCGGGAGAAAGTGAGATGGAGTTCGTTGGAGGGATCGATGGGCTGAGGGCCATGGGGTTGGCAAGGTGGAACACGGACGATGTAAAGGACGAAGTCGCCGGGCTTGCCAATTCTATCCTGTTCCCAGAGTGAGTATATAACTCCACCATGCCGTGTGGCATGTGCAGAAAGCGGGCAATACTCGAATCGAAACGGCACCGAACGGAAGCAGCTCATCAACACGTGGCAATGAACGACGATCCGAACGACTACGGTGATCCACGTGTTGTCACCGAATTGATATATGACCGCGGAATGAATTCTCATCGTATCGACTGCAAGTGCTGTCTGTGATGGCATTTTCACCAGAGATATCATCAATGCAAGTATTTGATGCTAAGAAGACTTGTTATAGCGCACGATCGGCCAGCGAGAGTGCGCATGACATGCCTCCCAGAAATCGCAATAATGATGCCAAAATGCATTTCCACCATTATCAACGATATCCTTTTGTTCTTGGAGACAGCCTGGATCACGCCTAGTGTCCTCTTAGAGGCAAGTTGATGGCTGATTCATCGTCCAGAAACGACTTGAGCTTGCTGTCCAACCATTCCAAGTCCGTTTTGCTCAGCCCGGGGCCTCCGGCCCTAGAATGACTGTCAGTCGTTCCTCCTCTTGGGATTTTTCATGCGCTCAAAAGGAGACAGGGGAATGAATGCCCACCAATGACCCCAAATGGATGGGAATGGAATGCATTTGCCAATTCCGTTCGACATGAACTTGACTTCGTCCTCGGAATCTTCTGGCGGAAAGTACAAGTCTGTCTTGCCAGGAAGGACAAAGGTCTTGGCCTTGATGCTCTGCATTGCCAGCTTGAAATTGCCATCGTACGGCGCCTGGTTGGAGCAGTCGGCGGCTTGCCAGGTGTGCAGCATCGTGAGCATATTTTCGGGATCTTTGACGTTATGAAATGCCATCATCAGCAGGCCTCTTGCACGCTTCGCAGCAGCCGGTGGAAGATCGTCTCAGTACGAACCTTTGGACAGGGCCCATGACTCCCAATAGTTGACCATGAAGTCTTCGAGGTTTTTATATCCAAGTGCCGTCTCGTACAGACGCTCTCGGTAAAAGGCCTGGCTGAAACCCCACCCGGCGTACACACGGCCTAGTGCTTTGAGTCCTGCTACGCTCTCGTCCTTGGTCCAGGTCCGATATTTCTGCGAACGGTGATCCTCACCAGAAGCGCTCCCCGCCGATGTTGCTCCCTTTGCCGCCAGCAAGGCACTCTTCACACCCTCGAGAAAGACTTGGTTGTGCAGCGATGTACGGGCACTGCCGCAAAAGGGCACGGCGATGTCGGTGAAGTCGGGGAACTGGGTCAGCCACTGGTACGTCTGAGAAGCTCCGACGCTCCACCCGAGGATGCAGCGAGCATGTTGAATCTTCAACTGCTCGGTTACGAGCCGGTGTTGGGCCGTGACGTTATCTCGGAGGGTGATCTTGGGGAACGGGCACCCTGACGGGCGGCTCCTGTTGGAGGGACTAGTTGACTGGCCGTTGCCAAACAGAGCAGGGACAATGATATAGTAACGCTTCGGACTCAgcgccttgtcgtcgccgatgagCCACTCATTGTCTGAAATGCGGCCGCTGAACCATGTCGGGTAGATGATGGCTGGGTTGGAAGCATCGCCAAACGTCTTGTACGCAATGGACGCCTTTTCAAGTGTCTCGCCTGATTCGAGTTTGATGTCGCCTAGGTCATAGGTCTGATAATCCTGCGCTGTCATCTTCATTTTCTTGAAAATGGAAGGAATCAGTTCGAATGATGGTACTTCTGTAGCGCGTTGCTCTGTGGAACTGTTGATACTGTTGGAATCCGTTTCAAGCTGGGGATAAGGGAGTAGCCCCTGCAACGGTAGAAATACAGAGAGGTGACAAGTGAGGGGAACTCGCTTTCAGGTAATACCCGCTGACCATGATCCCGCGCGACACCCCTCCCAACCAGTATTAATTATTTGTCATACGTAGTTGGATGGAAAGGAATCGTTGCTGGTGCTAGTACCTGCAGGGTAACAACCTGCCAACCAGTATCTGAATCCGTTGTGGACTTTCGAACAACGGATGAAGAATAATCGAAAGGGATATATATGCCAGAGTGATATCGCTGTTTCAATAGCATGGACCAGTCCAATGGACAGGCTTCTGTACCGTAGCCATAATAGCATTGCGAAATGATGGCGAGTCAGGACGGTCTCCCTCCAACGGCTGCTGGGTCTAGATTTGCGGGGGTGGCTGAGAAGGAGGTGTGATGACGAGCACATGCCCCAAGGCATGCGGTCAAAGACCCATTCCTTGCGAAGAACGACGGGGATTAAATGCCTCATGCGAATGTATTGTGGAAGATGGGAAATGTTGAGAGAGCCGGTGAGGTCAGTTTGAGTAGTGATTCTCCTAGAGCTTGCAGGACCTATCGCCGTCACCATCTCGTACCTGGCCATGGAATCGGCACTGCGAGCAAGGAAGCCAATGATGAATTTCATAGATACGTTTCGTCACTGACGGGAAACACAGACCAGGCGGCAGCATATACAAAGCCATGCACGTAATCGGCATCGTGTACACGTAGTCGGCTTCGTGGAAGTTCCGAGTTTCGTCCAACCCTCCCGCCGAGGGGCGAGGGACGGAGGGAGCGAGAGTGAGGAGTGAGGGCAAGGACAGGATGCGGTGCCCAGTAGGTTCAAACCTGCATGCTCGCGCGTACACCGGGCCGAAACAGACTTGGCGCTGTCATGCGGCCGTTATCGAGTTGAATCTGCGTCGTTCATTTTTCCTCCTTTTCTCTACGCCAATCGTCGTTTTGTATCGTAACCCAAATTCTATAAGCAAAGCTCGCACGCATGCAGGCAAGGTCAAGCAACGAAACGCCGCACATGCTGAGTGATGGTTCCTCGAATCAGCCTCCCATCTCGTCACCGCTACGTCTGCTGCTTCaccgtgccggtgccggcgcgATAAAACATGGACTCGACAATTTCGCCCGATCGCGTGGCCAGCACGGATAGCAGAGTATCGCTCAGCTACAGCAGCGGGTCAGCCTTGTTTAACATGCACTCGTGAGTCGGACCATGACGTACCCCGTGCGTCCCCTCGCAGCAACCCTGCAGCCAGATGCCGGAccggtcggcgacggtgccgggcgAAAACTTGACCTTGTAgtcacggccgacggccatctTGCGTTCGCCCTGCTCCGTCTCGACGTTCCAGCCAGAGATGCCCTTGCCGAATTCGAGGCCGTGGCCCTTGCTCTTCGGTAGCATATCCCACGTGCCCCTGAGCATCTCGACGTGTCCGTTGCGTTGGTAGCCGGTGGCGGCtatgacgaggtcgacgccgagcgtttcctcgccggccacgtcgacgaagccgtccGCGTCGCCCGCGTCCTGCACGTGGCGCAAGGTGAGctccatggcctcgtcgggaCCGGCCATGGATTCGATGCTCGTGATCTGCCGACCGCCCATGATGCGGTGCGGCCACTTCGTCTCATCGGGGCCGAGGGC of the Drechmeria coniospora strain ARSEF 6962 chromosome 01, whole genome shotgun sequence genome contains:
- a CDS encoding homoserine acetyltransferase family protein, which produces MKMTAQDYQTYDLGDIKLESGETLEKASIAYKTFGDASNPAIIYPTWFSGRISDNEWLIGDDKALSPKRYYIIVPALFGNGQSTSPSNRSRPSGCPFPKITLRDNVTAQHRLVTEQLKIQHARCILGWSVGASQTYQWLTQFPDFTDIAVPFCGSARTSLHNQVFLEGVKSALLAAKGATSAGSASGEDHRSQKYRTWTKDESVAGLKALGRVYAGWGFSQAFYRERLYETALGYKNLEDFMVNYWESWALSKDPENMLTMLHTWQAADCSNQAPYDGNFKLAMQSIKAKTFVLPGKTDLYFPPEDSEDEVKFMSNGIGKCIPFPSIWGHWAGGPGLSKTDLEWLDSKLKSFLDDESAINLPLRGH
- a CDS encoding DUF1479 domain-containing protein, producing the protein MQDHDWQILGLTAVGTLSLVSIATAGIATSPSRAAVTYENLVPGVLPNLPVGPAPSSAMATFDSVQSPPPATFWGPDPVPLQQRFAAIKRSLIAGHETELETCWARLIDALRVEVEHVELLGAHLVPSIEFADLADPAQTSRFGRDLRRYGVGVVRKVFPRRDAEASALDTIRYLDSRRPRGGGVATGPSEAGVAAPRQANARPHARSHSHSHFRAPRQDPTCLDCFWTPAQVRARAHPNVLYAQRFMMSLWGPVADKRFATHLPIAYVDRIRIHGGGFGPESTGGFNANDTNAAASNASPPPANMAFSPPQQNPQSFFANQSADDWINALQSSAGIIAQVDNGSLERWEPDGYGRSGTYDRIFHGRWEDYDPWECSSRVNSTMDLYNGYGACTIFRMFQGLLALSTIEPGMLRLFPSPKLVTAYYLLRPFFTPRTPAPASRTGPEWDAYLAASNWRLQREPDTIIHGAVPGHAQRVTEHWHPHLCLRSSLVTLPTLQPGDYIFWHPDLPYHISNGAGHGMQTPSGNAAGADEISMLVYIPAAPLTQTNALYLARQRKAFQRGYPGPDFDSAGTGFVAEDPSTRPGESEMEFVGGIDGLRAMGLARWNTDDVKDEVAGLANSILFPE